Proteins from one Pleuronectes platessa chromosome 16, fPlePla1.1, whole genome shotgun sequence genomic window:
- the aldh16a1 gene encoding aldehyde dehydrogenase family 16 member A1 has translation MAASSTSTVFSIFQNMEYGPAAASGCATAQAWLEHHSRSLGLFIDGKFVRPADRGTRSLTDSKGGVVCSLVCAGEDDVSQCAASAVTGQRAWSGLTCYNRAKVLLRLVSVLGQHAQCVSELCELCEASCSSSTLVRLLQYYSSWAQLRDTLIPSWTPLGVVAVVVSDDCSLHSLMLRVLPALAMGNAVIVLPGQSSAPPALLLAQLFAGAGLPVGALNVLTGSDTLLGAKVAQNPSISYVTYSGNKQDGVMLCKATAGMGVPVSVFPGLGATCPFIIFESADIDSAVDGVIEAAFKKKKEVHWVLCVQESVLDGVVARLRLRMAGRKCVALPSEADRALVEAAVQEAQQQGAKLVQSCAVPPSGDLYPPTVLCGAAPSSPFVVNPSPGPLLPLMTFRSNTEAVTLGNHSPHGLAASIWTEDLTLALETAKSLSVGSVWVNSHSVSDPCLPVSGHKDSGTCTDGGQEGLYQFLRPPCSSSPLPRSTPLSMDYTKFGTAASPKIIPDDSDAASAPKSYLQFVGGKACKSESGCSVAVQPPGGGGVLAYCPDGGRKDVRNAVEAAIKVQPGWMKKSPSARAQSLYSLAKALESKRRDVAASISLHAALSAGGAEKEADLSIARLSDWAAYCDKVQGATLPMPQSGSALSIPEALGVVGIVLPDENPLLSLVTLLGAAIATGNAVIMVPSQKYPLAALAFIQVLQAADLPAGLVNVISGSRDQLTVALANHSVIKAVWYWGSAEGCQFLQFTCTSPLKTLQLVCQEVEGDAGRDWSQSHPSLLEDMWRNAVQWKSVWIPTA, from the exons ATGGctgccagcagcaccagcacagtGTTCAGCATCTTCCAGAACATGGAGTACGGACCTGCAGCCGCTTCCGGCTGCGCCACGGCTCAG GCCTGGTTGGAGCATCACTCTCGTTCTCTGGGTCTGTTCATCGACGGCAAGTTTGTCCGACCAGCCGACCGAGGGACTCGCTCCCTGACCGACTCCAAAG GTGGGGTCGTGTGCAGCCTGGTGTGTGCTGGTGAGGACGATGTCTCCCAGTGCGCCGCCTCGGCTGTTACTGGCCAGCGAGCCTGGAGCGGGCTGACGTGCTACAACAGAGCTAAAGTTCTGCTCAG GCTGGTGAGCGTCCTCGGGCAGCACGCCCAGTGTGTGTCGGAGCTGTGTGAGCTGTGTGAGGCGTCCTGCTCGTCCTCCACCCTGGTCCGACTGCTGCAGTACTACAGCAGCTGGGCTCAGCTCCGGGACACGCTCATCCCCAGCTGGACTCCTCTAG GTGTGGTGGCTGTTGTTGTCTCTGATGACTGTTCTCTTCATTCCCTGATGCTCCGAGTCCTGCCAGCTCTGGCCATGG GAAACGCTGTCATCGTCCTGCCTGGTCAGAGCTCCGCCCCCCCGGCGCTCCTGCTGGCACAGCTCTTTGCAGGTGCAGGACTTCCTGTCGGGGCTCTTAATGTtttaacaggaagtgacacgttGCTCGGGGCCAAGGTGGCCCAGAATCCGAGCATCAGCTACGTCACCTACTCTGGCAACaagcag GACGGAGTGATGCTGTGCAAGGCCACAGCCGGGATGGGTGTCCCCGTCTCTGTCTTCCCCGGCCTCGGGGCCACATGTCCCTTCATCATCTTTGAGTCGGCTGACATCGACAGCGCTGTGGATGGAGTGATAGAGGCAGCcttcaaaaagaagaaagag gTCCACTGGGTGTTGTGTGTGCAGGAGAGTGTGTTGGACGGCGTTGTGGCCCGTCTCAGGCTGCGTATGGCCGGGAGGAAGTGTGTTGCTCTGCCCAGCGAGGCAGACCGAGCCCTGGTGGAGGCTGCAGTGCAGGAGGCCCAGCAGCAGGGGGCCAAG TTGGTCCAGTCGTGTGCTGTTCCTCCGTCAGGTGACCTGTACCCTCCCACCGTGCTCTGTGGGGCCgccccctcctctccttttgTGGTCAACCCTTCTCCTggtcctctgctccctctcatgACCTTCAGGAGCAACACAGAAGCAGTGACGCTGG GGAACCACAGTCCTCACGGCCTGGCAGCCTCCATCTGGACTGAAGACCTCACTCTGGCTCTGGAGACGGCGAAGAG TCTGTCAGTCGGCTCCGTGTGGGTGAATTCCCACTCGGTGTCAGACCCTTGTCTGCCTGTCTCCGGTCACAAAGACTCCGGGACCTGCACCGATGGAGGACaggag gGCTTGTACCAGTTTCTACGCccgccctgctcctcctctcctcttcctcgctccaCCCCTCTGTCTATGGACTACACTAAGTTTGGAACAGCAGCGTCTCCAAAGATAATTCCTGATGATTCAGACGCTGCCAG TGCTCCGAAGTCCTACCTGCAGTTTGTTGGAGGCAAGGCATGCAAATCCGAGTCAGGCTGCAGTGTAGCCGTGCAACCACCAGGAGGTGGCGGTGTGTTGGCCTACTGTCCAGACGGAGGTCGGAAAGATGTGAGGAATGCTGTGGAGGCTGCGATCAAAGTCCAGCCCGG CTGGATGAAGAAGAGTCCGTCTGCACGCGCTCAGTCGCTCTACTCTCTGGCCAAGGCCCTGGAGTCAAAGAGGCGAGACGTCGCTGCGTCCATCAGCCTCCACGCCGCTCTGTCCGCGGGGGGGGCGGAGAAGGAGGCGGACCTCAGCATCGCGAGGCTCAGTGATTGGGCAGCGTACTGTGACAAGGTCCAAGGAGCAACTCTG cCCATGCCACAGTCTGGCTCCGCCCTCTCCATCCCTGAAGCCCTCGGAGTCGTGGGCATCGTCCTCCCAGACGAGAACCCCCTCCTGTCCCTGGTGACACTTCTCGGGGCAGCCATAGCCACTGGGAACGCCGTCATCATGGTGCCCAGTCAGAAGTATCCACTGGCAGCCCTGGCCTTCATTCAG GTCCTCCAGGCGGCAGACCTGCCTGCAGGTTTGGTGAATGTCATTTCAGGAAGTAGGGACCAGCTGACCGTGGCTCTGGCCAATCACAGCGTCATCAAGGCCGTGTGGTACTGGGGCAGTGCTGAG ggcTGTCAGTTCCTCCAGTTCACCTGCACCAGTCCTCTCAAAACCCTGCAGCTCGTCTGCCAGGAGGTCGAGGGAGACGCTGGGAGGGACTGGTCCCAGTCGCATCCTTCACTGCTCGAAGACATGTGGAGAAACGCTGTGCAGTGGAAGAGTGTGTGGATTCCCACAGCGTGA
- the LOC128458658 gene encoding ferritin, middle subunit, which produces MESQVRQNYHPECEAAINKMVNMELFASYTYTSMAFFFSRDDVALPGFAHFFKENISEEREHAEKLMSFQNNRGGRIFLQDVKKPGRDEWGSGLEAMQAALQLEKSVNQALLDLHKLAAQHNDPHLCDFLETHYLNEQVEAIKKLGDHISNLTRMDANTNKMAEYLFDKHTLGGSS; this is translated from the exons ATGGAGTCTCAAGTGCGTCAGAACTACCACCCGGAGTGCGAGGCCGCCATCAACAAGATGGTCAACATGGAGCTGTTCGCCTCCTACACATACACATCCATG gccttcttcttctcccgtGATGACGTGGCCCTCCCCGGCTTCGCCCACTTCTTCAAGGAGAACATCAGCGAGGAGCGGGAGCACGCCGAGAAGCTGATGTCCTTCCAGAACAACAGAGGAGGACGCATCTTCCTCCAGGACGTCAAG AAGCCGGGTCGTGATGAGTGGGGCAGCGGCCTGGAGGCCATGCAGGCGGCTCTGCAGCTGGAGAAGAGCGTCAACCAGGCTCTGCTGGACCTGCACAAACTGGCGGCCCAGCACAACGACCCTCAC ctGTGTGACTTCCTGGAGACCCACTACCTGAACGAGCAGGTGGAGGCCATCAAGAAGCTGGGCGACCACATCAGCAACCTCACCCGCATGGACGCCAACACCAACAAGATGGCGGAGTACCTGTTTGATAAGCACACCCTGGGCGGCTCCAGCTAA